The Oncorhynchus keta strain PuntledgeMale-10-30-2019 chromosome 17, Oket_V2, whole genome shotgun sequence genome has a window encoding:
- the LOC118396131 gene encoding uncharacterized protein LOC118396131 isoform X1 has translation MIFFAIFIFCLSKVVFADRGPSGERIRCEGDEQHRGEELKRARTEPAEAVKREGDPNRSRWLLDPDQRCCYECGEPGHLTWSYPGREGAMPSASPSSGVTRMASYVTSCWAHTETAPPMVPVRINGIDTSALLDSGSMVTLAYPQWLTREGKEEPGDKEALWRRDLGRCAREVGRKEKRTVACATQPPPQEVSTGPESNPEEGDDPAPASEPLGEEDLRLMEVEALDGPPDMGILTGQFGMAQLEDPNLQNARGQVMVDGVLLPGVSDWRYPHFTIKHNLL, from the exons ATGATTTTCTTTGCTATATTTATTTTCTGTCTTAGTAAAGTTGTTTTTGCGGACAGGGGCCCAAGCGGAGAGAGGATACGCTGTGAGGGGGATGAACAACACAGAGGCGAGGAGCTGAAGAGGGCCCGGACAGAACCAGCCGAGGCTGTAAAGCGAGAGGGTGACCCAAACCGAAGCCGGTGGCTGCTGGACCCAGATCAGAGATGCTGCTATGAGTGCGGTGAGCCGGGGCACCTCACGTGGAGTTATCCGGGCCGGGAGGGGGCCATGCCCTCCGCATCTCCCAGCTCTGGGGTAACCCGGATGGCGAGTTACGTCACCTCCTGTTGGGCGCACACCGAGACAGCCCCTCCGATGGTTCCTGTGCGAATAAATGGCATCGACACCAGTGCTCTGCTGGACTCCGGCAGCATGGTGACCCTGGCCTACCCACAGTGGCTCACccgagaggggaaggaggaaccGGGGGACAAGGAG GCACTGTGGAGGAGGGACCTGGGGAGGTGCGCACGGGAGGTAGGAAGAAAAGAAAAACGGACGGTGGCCTGTGCAACCCAACCCCCGCCACAAGAGGTGTCCACTGGGCCCGAGTCGAACCCGGAGGAGGGAGACGACCCTGCTCCGGCAAGCGAGCCACTGGGCGAGGAAGACCTCAGGCTTATGGAGGTGGAGGCCCTAGATGGACCTCCCGACATGGGAATCCTCACAGGTCAGTTTGGGATGGCCCAGTTAGAAGACCCCAATCTCCAGAACGCTAGGGGCCAGGTGATGGTGGATGGCGTACTGTTACCTGGGGTAAGTGATTGGCGTTACCCCCACTTCACAATCAAGCATAATTTATTGTAG
- the LOC118396130 gene encoding thyrotropin-releasing hormone receptor-like yields the protein MTENVSSRMDTPTNISLVGPGDPISQSLEYKTVAVFLVLLVCGLGIVGNIMVVLVVLTTRHMRTPTNCYLVSLAIADLTVLVAAGLPNVSDSLMGTWVFGHAGCLGITYLQYLGINVSSCSITAFTVERYIAICHPMRAQTVCTLSRAKRIIAGVWVFTCVYCLLWFFLVDIQVMKDSTIQCGYKVSRDLYLPIYLIDFAIFYVIPLLLAIVLYGLIARVLYLNQLPIRPDAGTVSAGATTLHRSCKEPADKGKGGRQGRPKSVLFSRKQVTKMLSVVVILFALLWMPYRTLVLINSFVDTPYLDAWFVLFCRICMYANSAINPVVYNLMSQKFRSAFRRLSQCQRLEAHCTLSMNQTGYSMARDPRTSQQTSNETKQGARRVTCTDTVTEWQSKDTSSAQGRKDLHHLKEERKNTSFGEINSTPGQSEINSTPGQSETNSTPGQSETNSTPGQSETNSTPGQSETNSTSGQTEIKATPGKPEMSEAGINHTLL from the exons ATGACAGAAAATGTAAGCTCAAGGATGGACACCCCAACCAACATTTCCTTGGTGGGCCCAGGGGACCCCATATCTCAGTCTCTGGAGTACAAGACTGTGGCAGTGTTCCTGGTTCTGCTGGTCTGTGGACTTGGCATTGTGGGTAATATCATGGTGGTTCTGGTGGTCCTCACCACGCGACACATGCGTACGCCCACCAACTGCTACCTGGTCAGCCTGGCCATAGCGGACCTGACCGTGCTGGTGGCCGCTGGTCTGCCTAATGTGTCAGACAGCCTGATGGGCACCTGGGTGTTTGGGCATGCTGGCTGCCTTGGTATCACCTACCTTCAGTATCTTGGCATCAATGTGTCCTCCTGCTCCATTACAGCCTTCACTGTGGAGAG GTACATTGCTATCTGCCACCCAATGAGGGCCCAGACAGTGTGTACGTTGTCCCGGGCCAAGCGGATCATAGCAGGGGTGTGGGTGTTCACCTGTGTCTACTGCTTGCTGTGGTTCTTCCTGGTGGACATCCAGGTAATGAAGGACAGCACCATCCAGTGTGGCTACAAGGTGTCCCGTGACCTCTACCTCCCCATTTACCTCATTGACTTTGCCATCTTCTACGTGATCCCTCTGCTCCTGGCCATAGTCCTGTACGGCCTCATTGCCCGTGTCCTGTACCTCAACCAACTCCCCATCCGGCCCGACGCAGGTACAGTCTCTGCTGGCGCCACCACGCTCCACAGGAGCTGCAAGGAACCAGCAGACAAAGGAAAAGGGGGTCGTCAGGGCCGCCCGAAGAGTGTGCTCTTCTCCAGGAAACAG GTCACCAAGATGCTGTCAGTGGTGGTGATCCTGTTCGCCTTACTGTGGATGCCCTACCGGACCTTGGTCCTTATTAACTCCTTCGTTGACACACCTTACCTGGATGCCTGGTTTGTACTGTTCTGTCGGATTTGTATGTATGCCAACAGTGCCATCAACCCTGTAGTGTACAACCTGATGTCTCAGAAGTTCCGTTCAGCGTTCCGCAGGCTCTCCCAATGCCAGAGGCTGGAGGCCCACTGTACACTCTCCATGAACCAGACCGGCTACAGCATGGCCAGGGACCCACGCACCTCCCAACAGACTAGCAACGAGACCAAACAGGGGGCAAGGAGAGTGACCTGCACTGACACAGTGACAGAGTGGCAGAGTAAAGACACCTCCTCAGCCCAAGGGAGGAAGGATCTGCATCACCtgaaggaagagaggaaaaaCACAAGCTTTGGTGAGATCAACTCCACACCTGGGCAATCTGAGATCAACTCCACACCTGGGCAATCTGAGACCAACTCCACACCTGGGCAATCTGAGACCAACTCCACACCTGGGCAATCTGAGACCAACTCCACACCTGGGCAATCTGAGACCAACTCCACATCTGGGCAAACTGAGATCAAAGCCACACCTGGGAAACCTGAGATGAGTGAGGCAGGAATTAATCACACATTGCTGTAG
- the LOC118396131 gene encoding uncharacterized protein LOC118396131 isoform X2 — MIFFAIFIFCLSKVVFADRGPSGERIRCEGDEQHRGEELKRARTEPAEAVKREGDPNRSRWLLDPDQRCCYECGEPGHLTWSYPGREGAMPSASPSSGVTRMASYVTSCWAHTETAPPMVPVRINGIDTSALLDSGSMVTLAYPQWLTREGKEEPGDKEALWRRDLGRCAREVGRKEKRTVACATQPPPQEVSTGPESNPEEGDDPAPASEPLGEEDLRLMEVEALDGPPDMGILTGQFGMAQLEDPNLQNARGQVMVDGVLLPGVGGPARQCQT; from the exons ATGATTTTCTTTGCTATATTTATTTTCTGTCTTAGTAAAGTTGTTTTTGCGGACAGGGGCCCAAGCGGAGAGAGGATACGCTGTGAGGGGGATGAACAACACAGAGGCGAGGAGCTGAAGAGGGCCCGGACAGAACCAGCCGAGGCTGTAAAGCGAGAGGGTGACCCAAACCGAAGCCGGTGGCTGCTGGACCCAGATCAGAGATGCTGCTATGAGTGCGGTGAGCCGGGGCACCTCACGTGGAGTTATCCGGGCCGGGAGGGGGCCATGCCCTCCGCATCTCCCAGCTCTGGGGTAACCCGGATGGCGAGTTACGTCACCTCCTGTTGGGCGCACACCGAGACAGCCCCTCCGATGGTTCCTGTGCGAATAAATGGCATCGACACCAGTGCTCTGCTGGACTCCGGCAGCATGGTGACCCTGGCCTACCCACAGTGGCTCACccgagaggggaaggaggaaccGGGGGACAAGGAG GCACTGTGGAGGAGGGACCTGGGGAGGTGCGCACGGGAGGTAGGAAGAAAAGAAAAACGGACGGTGGCCTGTGCAACCCAACCCCCGCCACAAGAGGTGTCCACTGGGCCCGAGTCGAACCCGGAGGAGGGAGACGACCCTGCTCCGGCAAGCGAGCCACTGGGCGAGGAAGACCTCAGGCTTATGGAGGTGGAGGCCCTAGATGGACCTCCCGACATGGGAATCCTCACAGGTCAGTTTGGGATGGCCCAGTTAGAAGACCCCAATCTCCAGAACGCTAGGGGCCAGGTGATGGTGGATGGCGTACTGTTACCTGGG